Sequence from the Dehalococcoidia bacterium genome:
TCCCTAGCGATCCTATTATAATCCTTCCTTGCTTGTAATGTCCTGCTTTTAGCCTCCTTTCTTTTCTGCTTCAATGGCTTTGACCAGAGTCTCATCCAGCGGAGGCGGCTTCCTCTGTTTTATTAGTCGATAGTAATAACTAGACCTGACCTGGCCAGACCCACCGCCTCCAGTACCACTTTCACTGCTTAATGCCGCTTTAGCTACAAAAAGCATACCAGTCACTTTGTAACCGACATCCACATGGCTATTGTTTCAGGTGCCAACCCACATCGTTGACCTTGGCAGCCTGTTCCCGCGCACTGGTGCCTTGAGGGATTGACAGGCCATATCAGTCGTGGTATAAGCTGTAAAAAATATCTCAAACAACATACATCCTGGTACAGGGTTAATACCCTTATAATTTTCAAACTAAGAGTAGCGTGTAGAAATGAAAATAAAGACAGTCTATCTTGTAGTAGCGCTGGCTCTGGTGTTCTCACTGGTGGCAGTTATTGTGCCGGCAAGCCCGGCGATGGCGGCAGACACCTGGTATGTTGACGGTGTACAAGGAATTGACGATGTCACCCATGGTACAGGTTCTGGTACCAATGCTTTTAAAACTATTCAGTACGCCATAGACGATGGCAGAGTTGGCAACGATGACACCATCATAGTAGCGTCGGGGACGTACAATGAGCATGACATCACAATCAACAAGTCCCTGACGATACAGGGTGCCGGCGAGGGCGGCACTATCGTTGACGGAAACGCTCTCAGTCGCGTGTTTCATATAAATGGTAGTTACACGGTTGATATGTCCGGCATGACAATCCGGAACGGCAACACCTCAGCAGACGGCGGCGGCCTATATAACAACGGTGGCAACGTGACGATGACCAGCTGCACCGTCAGCGGAAATACCGCCTATAATGGCGGCGGTATCTTCAACGCCAGTGGTAACATGACTATAACTAACTGCACCGTCAGCGGGAACACCGCCGTGAGCGGGCAGAGCGGGATGAGCGGCGGCGGCATTTATAACAACGGTAATGTGACGATGACCAACTGCACCGTCAGCGGAAACACCGCCGACGACGGCGGCGGTATTTATACCGAATCTGGTATTATGGTGCTGACCAACTGTACTGTTACCAACAACGATTACGAGGATAAAGGTGGCGGCATTTATATTAGTCCGGTTGGTGGTGGCGCATCCGTAAAGTGTACCATCGTATACGGTAATTATGGTGAGGACATCTCTGGATTCTTGTGGCTCGACGGTTTTAGCATCGTAGGCGGCACTGACGACCCGCTCCTCGGTCCGCTTCAGGATAACGGCGGCCCTACTGAAACCCACGCCCTTATGACAGGCAGCCCTGCCATCGACGCCTGTATCCTTGGATGTACTGTAGCCACTGACCAGCGCGGGCAACCACGGCCGGCGGACGGGGATTTAGATGGCATTCCATATTGTGACGTGGGCGCATATGAGAAACAAATCTCAGTAGGCGGGATTGTAGAGCCGGTGGACAAGTTGTCGCTGCTGGCGCCGTGGCTCGCGCTGGCGGCACTGATGGCGGTGGCCCTGTCAGTGATGGTGGTAATGAGGAGGAGGCGCCTGACCTAGACTCTCCAACAGTTGATGAGAAGAGAACAGGGGCTACCCGATGGGTGGCCCCTCTTTTTAAGTCCACATGCAGCCTACCTCAATACCGCCTTAGCTACAAAAAGCATACTAGTCACTTTGTAACCGCCATCCACATGCGTATTGTTGCAGGTGCCAACCCACATCGTTGACCCTGGCAGCCTGTTCCCGCGCACTGGTGCCTTGAGGGATTGACATATGGGGAACCAGATTAACCCATGCTACACGGATTGACAAACGAAGAGCCATAGCGTACTCTCCTCTTACTAAAGCCAGACGGATTTGGAGAGAGGAGGGAGGATTATTTTAGCCGGAGATATTAAATGTCCGAAATGTGGCTTTATAACTGTTATACGAACAACTACAAAAGGCCTAAAAAGCCTCATATCGAATTTAAAATGGGAAATCTCGCATAAGGTGATCCACAGAGCCTAAATTATTAGTTCTGGATTATCATTACTTAGGGGGTTAGAGATGACCACAATTATAGATCTCAGTGTACCTATAGAAGTTTGCCCTAGCGAGCTCATTCCAGTTGCAGTGAGCCATGAAGAACATAAGCATGGAGCTGAATTAATGAAGAAGCTATTTGATTGTACTGCTGAAGATTTACCCGGAGGATTAGGATGGGCAAATGATACGGTAAACATGATTTCTCATGCTGGAACTCACGTTGATGCACCGTGGCACTACTCTCCCATTTCTGAAGGGAGAAAGTCAAGAACCATTGATGAGATGCCTTTGGAATGGTTTTACAGTGATGGTGTGCTGTTGGACATGAGACATAAGACCCGTGGTTCAGGAATTACAATCGATGATCTCCAGAAAGCACTGGAAAAGATCAACTACATTATTAAACCTTGGGACATAGTGATGATTCAGACTGGAGCAGACAAATTGTGGGGTAAACCGGAGTATTATGACGCCGGCTGTGGCATGACTAAGAGCTCTACACTTTGGCTAATAGATCAGGGCGTTAGAGTTATGGGGATTGATGCCTGGGGATTGGACAAACCGTTCTGGGCGATAAAGGAGGAATTCGCACAAACAGGTGACAATAACGTACTTTGGGGTGCACACTATGCTGGTATCGAAAAAGAATACTGTCATATAGAGAAGCTTGCTAACCTAGATCAACTTCCGCGTCAGTTCGGTTTCAAAGTAGCGTGCTTCCCTATTAAATTGACTGGTGGAAGTGCTGGATGGAGCCGGGTTGTCGCTATATTTGAGGATTGAGAGAATGGTCGATCTTCAGCATGTAACTAATGCCCACAAATGTCCGCCCCTTCTTTTTAACCAACCGCCTGCCTTGGCCAGCAGTCAGCAGTGAAGTACTTGCATAATTAGGGTTTGTGTCAACACATTTCAAGGGCTATTTAGCTACGGAATTTGATAAAAGGACATTTTGTAAAGCCGTATCTGGGAAGGTAATAGATGGTACTGTGAATTTTTTAGGGGGGGTCTATGGTATCGCCTCAACACCTTATCCCTACAGCTCAGCCAGGCGGATTATAGGGGCTACCCAATATGGGTGGCCCCTCGGTTACTCTATTTCAAGAACTAGTCTGACAGGGATTTCCACTATCAACTGCTTAATCGATTTTTCCTTCTTAATATGATATTACTTTATCGCTAAGCGATTCTGTTAGAGTCAAATTCGAGCCAGATCTGGCATACTTCCATCTGAGGCTCACAGGTGCTATATCCCGGGGGCATCGATTATACCTCGAATGCATACTCCGAGTGGCTGGGCTTCGCCGAGGATAAGGGGCTTGACGGGGAGACCATCGACGGGGTATTTTTTTAGTTTAGGGGGTGAAGTCATGAAGCGGGTCGCAAGTTATAAAGTACTCATCGCTTTTTCACTCATCGTGCTCATCGTCATCGGGGGCGTCTTTCTTTTTCAACAGCAGCCCCGGGCAGAAACGCCTCTGGAGATCACGCTCACCACACCCGCCTCCGCCTCACCGGCGGGGATGGAGGTCTACGTGGATGGCGCCGTTGCAAGTCCCGGGTGGTACCCCCTTGAAGAGGGCGATAGAATCTCAGACTTCCTTTCGATAGCAGGCGGGGTCACCGGCGATTCAGATCCTGCCAGAGTCAAACTCTATGTATATGAAGAATTCGAAAGCGAGGAGAGTGCATCACCGCAGCTAGTAAGCATCAACAGCGCCGGGGGCTGGCTCCTCGAGGCCTTACCCGGGATCGGCCCTGTGCTGGCACAAAACATCATACAGTACCGCGAGGAGAACGGCCCCTTCGTGATGACCGAGGAGTTAATGCTGGTATCAGGAATCGGTGAGGCAACATACGATGGACTGAAGGATCTGGTCACGGTGGAGTAGCGGAAATAGTATTAATACAATCCAATATGCCGCTTGCTGGAGACACCACCGAGGATGAAAATGGTGCATGTCTGAACCGGTTTTGTCTATAATTCCTGCGGAAGCAGGAACCCAGAGACTGATCGGTCTAGATTCCCGCCTGCGCGGGAATGACATAGGCGTAGAGTTTGTCCAGACATACTAGGGCTCTATTTTCATTACAATGACACTGGTTTATCTCAGTTTGGCCCTTGTTATCGGCATCTATCTGGGCTCCCATTTCACACTGCCACTTGATACCGTTTTACCCATCATAGCCTCTGTCCTCCTCGTAGTACTCCTCTTCCGAAAAAACAGGCCTATCCTATTGGGCGGGCTATGTTTCGCCCTTTTGCTATGCGGCGCACTCAGATTCGCCGCAGTCCCCAGCGGCGACGCCCTCCAGCCTTATATTGGCGAAGGGACTGTCCAGATCACCG
This genomic interval carries:
- a CDS encoding choice-of-anchor Q domain-containing protein encodes the protein MKIKTVYLVVALALVFSLVAVIVPASPAMAADTWYVDGVQGIDDVTHGTGSGTNAFKTIQYAIDDGRVGNDDTIIVASGTYNEHDITINKSLTIQGAGEGGTIVDGNALSRVFHINGSYTVDMSGMTIRNGNTSADGGGLYNNGGNVTMTSCTVSGNTAYNGGGIFNASGNMTITNCTVSGNTAVSGQSGMSGGGIYNNGNVTMTNCTVSGNTADDGGGIYTESGIMVLTNCTVTNNDYEDKGGGIYISPVGGGASVKCTIVYGNYGEDISGFLWLDGFSIVGGTDDPLLGPLQDNGGPTETHALMTGSPAIDACILGCTVATDQRGQPRPADGDLDGIPYCDVGAYEKQISVGGIVEPVDKLSLLAPWLALAALMAVALSVMVVMRRRRLT
- a CDS encoding cyclase family protein, yielding MTTIIDLSVPIEVCPSELIPVAVSHEEHKHGAELMKKLFDCTAEDLPGGLGWANDTVNMISHAGTHVDAPWHYSPISEGRKSRTIDEMPLEWFYSDGVLLDMRHKTRGSGITIDDLQKALEKINYIIKPWDIVMIQTGADKLWGKPEYYDAGCGMTKSSTLWLIDQGVRVMGIDAWGLDKPFWAIKEEFAQTGDNNVLWGAHYAGIEKEYCHIEKLANLDQLPRQFGFKVACFPIKLTGGSAGWSRVVAIFED
- a CDS encoding ComEA family DNA-binding protein produces the protein MKRVASYKVLIAFSLIVLIVIGGVFLFQQQPRAETPLEITLTTPASASPAGMEVYVDGAVASPGWYPLEEGDRISDFLSIAGGVTGDSDPARVKLYVYEEFESEESASPQLVSINSAGGWLLEALPGIGPVLAQNIIQYREENGPFVMTEELMLVSGIGEATYDGLKDLVTVE